The following coding sequences lie in one bacterium genomic window:
- a CDS encoding GspE/PulE family protein yields MPTKKEIISIIQNVGLWDRKSIEQALEEQERTGQPLREIFQGRGMLPFGEIGPSFYFQLGIVQRELPAREISSEVVSILPPKIVKNHRIVPWDKRPDTLVFVTDDPINILAADYFKKLANIEGVKNVEVIVTFKEEIDQLIDKYYGQDEMEDLTTMLQEASSATVDMDLPNLEEIDEDEETLALQAPVVKIVNLIFVEALRRRASDIHLEPLEKKFRVRFRIDGVLYEIVSPPKRIERAVIARIKLMSKMDIAEKRLPQDGRIMLDIGGRPIDFRVSTLPGIYGESVVLRILDKTKMLIGLDKLGFLPDDLEKWNNILKFTGGLVLVTGPTGSGKTTTLYASLQQLNTIDRKIMTVEEPVEYQIPGINQTPVNTEIGLSFANVLRAFLRQSPDVILVGEIRDKETADIALRAALTGHLVFSTLHTNDAPSAITRLIDLGMPPFLVASAVQGVMAQRLVRVLCQYCKEKIEPDEKLRKVLKIKEGEEVNVCQPKGCNECGFTGFFGRIGIFEIFIMNDELRDLTLRRVSAEELRKVAEKSGMRSMFDDGVLKVKMGLTTLDEVISVTGES; encoded by the coding sequence ATGCCAACAAAAAAAGAAATAATAAGTATAATTCAAAATGTAGGTCTGTGGGATAGAAAAAGTATAGAACAGGCCCTTGAAGAACAGGAAAGGACAGGTCAGCCATTAAGGGAAATTTTTCAGGGAAGGGGTATGCTTCCTTTTGGAGAAATAGGTCCTTCTTTTTATTTTCAACTTGGTATTGTTCAGAGAGAATTACCAGCAAGAGAAATTTCTTCTGAAGTTGTTAGTATTCTTCCTCCAAAAATTGTTAAAAATCATAGGATTGTTCCATGGGATAAAAGACCTGATACACTTGTTTTTGTAACAGATGACCCCATAAACATTCTTGCTGCTGACTATTTTAAAAAACTTGCAAACATTGAAGGTGTAAAAAATGTTGAAGTTATTGTAACCTTTAAAGAAGAAATAGACCAGTTAATAGATAAATATTATGGACAGGATGAAATGGAAGATTTGACAACAATGCTTCAGGAAGCAAGTAGTGCAACTGTTGATATGGATTTACCAAACCTTGAAGAAATTGACGAAGATGAAGAAACACTTGCTTTACAGGCGCCTGTTGTTAAGATAGTTAACTTGATTTTTGTTGAGGCATTGAGAAGAAGAGCAAGTGATATTCATCTTGAACCACTTGAAAAAAAATTTAGAGTCAGGTTTAGAATAGATGGGGTTTTATATGAAATTGTTTCTCCACCAAAAAGAATTGAAAGAGCAGTTATTGCAAGAATAAAACTTATGTCAAAAATGGATATTGCAGAAAAACGTCTTCCTCAAGATGGAAGAATAATGCTTGATATAGGGGGTAGACCGATTGATTTCAGAGTTTCAACTTTACCGGGAATTTATGGAGAAAGTGTTGTTTTGAGAATTCTCGACAAAACAAAAATGTTAATAGGACTTGATAAACTTGGATTTTTACCAGATGACCTTGAAAAATGGAATAATATTTTAAAATTTACAGGAGGACTTGTGCTTGTTACAGGTCCAACAGGTTCTGGTAAAACTACAACTCTTTATGCATCACTTCAACAGTTAAATACAATTGATAGAAAAATTATGACAGTAGAAGAACCTGTTGAGTATCAGATTCCAGGTATAAATCAGACACCGGTTAATACGGAAATCGGACTTTCTTTTGCAAATGTTTTAAGAGCGTTTTTAAGACAATCTCCTGATGTTATACTTGTTGGTGAAATCAGAGATAAAGAAACAGCCGATATTGCTTTAAGAGCAGCGTTAACAGGGCATTTAGTTTTTTCTACATTACATACAAATGATGCTCCAAGTGCTATTACAAGATTGATTGACCTTGGTATGCCACCATTTTTAGTTGCTTCTGCTGTTCAGGGAGTTATGGCACAGAGATTGGTGAGAGTTTTATGTCAATATTGTAAGGAAAAGATTGAGCCAGATGAAAAATTAAGGAAAGTATTGAAAATAAAAGAAGGAGAAGAAGTGAATGTATGTCAGCCTAAGGGTTGTAATGAATGTGGATTTACAGGGTTTTTTGGTAGAATCGGTATTTTTGAGATATTCATTATGAATGATGAGTTAAGGGATTTAACTTTAAGAAGAGTGAGTGCTGAAGAATTAAGAAAAGTAGCAGAAAAATCAGGTATGAGAAGTATGTTTGATGATGGTGTATTAAAAGTAAAAATGGGATTAACCACACTTGACGAAGTTATATCTGTAACAGGGGAGTCATAA
- a CDS encoding type IV pilus twitching motility protein PilT gives MAKRIEELLEFVVRENAADLHINVGLPPMARLHGGLQKLDSEPLTPEDTVNYMKAITSREHQEELQKVGGTDFGFAFRDLARFRVSVFKERGHVAMALRLIPFKFLSFKEIGLDENTMKYLLTRPRGLILVTGPTGSGKTTTLASMIDWMNTNLERHIITIEDPIEYYHTHKRSIITQRELGVDVPTFAEALRRGLRQDPDVFLVGEMRDLETIEAAITAAETGHIVFATLHTTGAARTVDRIVNVFPVAQQEQIRVMLSVSILAIISQVLLKRIDKPGRVAAFEIMVATPSIQNLIRERKTYRIVSEIQTGAKWGMVTMDSFLMKLFKEGKIGLDDVLTFSYDPDSVKAQLVAEGVLGEEILKEAKKEGLEAEMEKEKVK, from the coding sequence ATGGCAAAGAGAATTGAAGAATTACTTGAATTCGTTGTAAGGGAAAATGCGGCTGATCTACATATAAATGTTGGTCTTCCTCCAATGGCTCGTCTTCATGGAGGACTTCAGAAACTTGATAGTGAACCACTCACACCAGAGGATACAGTAAATTATATGAAGGCAATAACATCAAGAGAACATCAGGAAGAATTACAGAAAGTTGGAGGGACTGATTTTGGTTTTGCTTTCAGGGACCTGGCAAGATTCAGGGTAAGTGTTTTTAAAGAAAGAGGGCATGTTGCTATGGCATTAAGATTAATTCCTTTTAAATTTTTAAGTTTTAAAGAGATAGGACTTGATGAAAACACAATGAAATATCTGCTTACAAGACCTCGTGGCCTTATCCTTGTAACAGGTCCAACAGGTTCTGGTAAAACAACAACTCTTGCAAGTATGATTGACTGGATGAATACAAATCTTGAAAGGCATATAATTACGATTGAAGACCCGATTGAATATTATCATACACATAAAAGGTCAATAATAACACAAAGAGAACTTGGTGTTGATGTGCCTACATTTGCTGAAGCATTAAGAAGGGGATTGAGGCAGGACCCTGATGTATTTCTTGTAGGGGAAATGAGAGACCTTGAAACAATTGAAGCGGCAATTACAGCAGCAGAAACAGGTCATATTGTTTTTGCTACATTACATACAACAGGAGCAGCAAGAACTGTTGATAGAATTGTAAATGTTTTCCCTGTAGCACAGCAGGAACAAATAAGGGTTATGCTTTCTGTTTCAATACTTGCGATAATTTCACAGGTTTTATTAAAAAGGATAGATAAACCTGGTAGAGTTGCTGCTTTTGAAATAATGGTTGCAACTCCCTCTATTCAGAACTTAATAAGAGAAAGGAAAACATACAGGATTGTTTCAGAAATACAAACAGGTGCAAAATGGGGAATGGTAACAATGGATTCTTTTTTAATGAAATTATTTAAAGAAGGAAAGATTGGACTTGATGATGTTCTGACATTTTCTTATGACCCTGATAGTGTAAAAGCACAACTTGTTGCAGAAGGGGTTCTTGGAGAAGAAATATTGAAAGAAGCAAAGAAAGAGGGTTTGGAAGCAGAAATGGAAAAGGAGAAGGTGAAATAA